From Chitinophagales bacterium:
GTCATTGAAAAATTAATGGGATCTTAGATTTATGGTGCTTTTCGACCAGACACTATTTACCATTAGCGTAATAATTCCCCATCCATTTTTCAAAATGACCTCATTGAATATTCAGACTAAAAGGCTTTACATCAGAAATCTTAAAATAGAAGATCTGGAAAATTCCATTTTTACCGATCAAACCCTGCAATATGCAAGCATCAGGGGTTTGATGTAATGAATATGGAACAGGCAATGGGCTTTGTCAAAATACATTCAAACAAAAAATTCGGAAAGGCGGGTGAGTGGGTGCAGTATGGAATTGAAAACAGGGAAACAAAAAAAATCATTGGCGACTGTGCGATTAAGATCAAGCAATCAGACATTAGAATAGCGGAAATTGGAATTACAATTTCCCACACTGAACAGCGGAAGGGCTATGCTAAACAGGTCATGATTGGCATTCTGGATTTTTTATTTAGCATTGAGGATTTCCACCGGGTTGCCGAAAGAGTGGATGTTAAAAATACAGCATCCATAAAACTGCTGGAAAGCATTGGTTTTAGAAAGGAAGGGCATTTTATAGAAAACATCTTTTTCAACGGAAAATGGGGTAGTGAATTTCAATACGCTATGCTGAGAAGGGAATGGGAGAGTAAAATAAAATTGTTGTAACCCTACTTCCTAAACATTTTAGGATAAATAAAGAAATCAATCTGTGCGCTATTCTCCCTGATCTGTCCCCATTGCTCTACATTGAAGGAAAGGGCAACAACACCTGAGGTGGGCACTTTATCAAAGCTCCTGTTGCTCAATAATTCACAGATATAGCTCAGTGTAGGTTCATGTCCAAACAGCATGGTACTATTTACTTCATTAGGCAAACCAAGAATCAAGGTTTTCATTTCATCAACCGAACTGGCATAAATTCCCGACAGCGTTTTAACTTCAGATTTTGAAAAACCGAGTTCTTCTGCAAAAATTTCGGCTGTAGTGAAAGCTCTTTTTGCAGGGCTACTGACCCAGTGTTCGGGGAAAATATTCTTTGCTTTAAGATGCCGTGCCATAATAATGGCATCTTCTGTCCCGCTTTTTTTCAGCGGGCGCTCAAAATCTCTCAATGCTCTGTATTTCCAACTTGACTTTGCATGTCGAACTAAGTAGAGTTTTTTCATAGCTGCTGATATTTATTCACCTTATGCAATTGTTTTATTGATGCCTTTAAAATATAAACCACAGAGCAATAATATTGTTTTATCTCAGCTTATCTCAAATTAAAATAGCAGTATAAAACAATGTTTTTTTAAAAATTGTTGTTACTATTTTGTTAATAAATCAAATTTATTCACAGAAAAAAATGTGTAGCTTTTACTCGATAATCGAGATTTGAATGCTCCGAGGCTTGCCTCGTAATCAAAAGTATTTTTTCCAAATAAATGACTCGTGGGCTTGCCCCGAGGTTGTTTACTTTTAAATCAAAATTTGAAAATGCCAGAACAACAAAAAGCAAAAAAGATATTTGTAATAGATACTTCCGTAATACTCTACAACCACACTTCTATACTTTCTTTTGCCGACAATGACGTAGCCATTCCCATCACAGTACTGGAAGAATTAGACAATTTCAAAAAGGGCAATGAGATCAAAAATTTTGAAGCGCGTGAATTCATCAGAACGCTTGACAAGCTATCGGGAGAATATACCATCACGAATTGGACGCCCCTGAATGGGGGAGGTAAAGGTAAATTCAAAGTGATTTTGAACGAAACCGGAAAGACGGATTCCGACCTTGTTTTTGGGGGCAAAAAAGCGGACCATAAAATTCTGAACGCAGCACTTAAACTGGCGGAAGAGGAAAAAGACAAGAAGGTGATTCTGGTTAGCAAGGATATTAATTTGCGATTGAAAGCTAAAGCTCTAAACCTTACTGCTGAAGATTTTGAAACCGGCAAAGTAAAAAATATTGATGAGCTTTTTAAAGGCAAAAGCACGATAGATGATGTCGATCCGGAGGTGATCAGCGCCATATATAAAGATGGCTTTTGTGCTTACAAAGCACTTTTTAGTGAGGAGCCCATTGCCAATCACTATTATATCTTGAAAAACGAGAAAAAATCAGTGCTGGCCTATTACAATCCCTCTACTGAAATGCTGGAACGCATAGAAAAACGCTATGCCTATCACATCAAACCTAGAAATGCTGAGCAGGTATTTGCCTTACATTCTCTATTCCATCCCGATGTAAAAGTAGTAACACTTCAGGGTGTCTCAGGAACCGGGAAGACCTTGCTGGCGCTATCTGCTGCGCTGGAGCAGGCCAAGCAATTCAGCCAGATTTTTCTGGCACGACCCATCGTTCCCCTCAGCAATAAAGACATTGGTTATCTTCCGGGAGATATTAAATCCAAGATCAATCCCTATATGGAGCCCATGTGGGACAATCTGAAATTTATAAAAGGACAGTTCAAAGAAACGGAGCGCTCTTATAAAAAAATAGAGTCGATGCTGGAAAGAGAGAAATTGCTGATTACCCCACTGGCCTATATTCGAGGACGAAGCATTTCAAATGTTTATTTTATAGTGGATGAAGCGCAGAACTTAACGCCCCACGAAATCAAAACCATTATTACCCGTGCCGGTGATGATACCAAAATAGTTTTTACCGGAGACATCAATCAGATAGATACGCCCTATCTCGATTCGCAGAGCAATGGTCTTTCCTACCTGATAGATAAATTCAAAGGCCAGGATATATACTCACATATCAATCTGGAAAAAGGAGAGCGCTCAGACCTGGCGAATTTAGCCAATCAGTTGTTATAGAAAAAACTTCTTTTTTAAGCCCCTGTATTTCAGATTTTTTCTCTTATCAATAAATAGGATGTAGCTATTATTGGTTATTTGTGTTGAAATTTTGAAAATTCCCCACTAATTATTAGTATTTTTTTATCAATTGTTGTAATATTAAGTACTAAGACCACTTGATTTTTAGTCAATTGTGATTGCCTCAAGCATAAGTTTAATTCAATTTAAACCTTAAAACATCATGGAACAGTTTTTTTACGGGATACTTCCTCAATTCATCGGTCCTGCCATTGCCGGGATCGTTCTTGTATTTTTAGCTTTGGCCTACAAAGGAGCTGCACTTTGGCTCTGGACTATTTTTGCAGCGGCTTTTCTCTGGGGCTTTGGAGCTCCGGTATGGCTTTGGGCTGTTTTTGGAGCATTTGCTGTATTATTCAATGTTCCACCATTGCGGCAAAATCTAGTTTCTGCACCAACAATGGCATTTCTGAATAAACTCGGATTCCTACCAACTATTTCAGATACAGAAAGAATTGCCCTGGATGCCGGAACAGTCTGGATCGATGGCGACTTTTTCTCGGGCAAGCCCGATTTCAAAAAAATCTTAGAGGAATCCTATCCTGAATTGTCAGAAGATGAAAAAGCCTTTATGAATGGCCCGGTTGAAGAACTGTGTAAAATGGCCAATGACCACCAAATCCATAAGGATGGCGATCTGCCAGCCGAAATATGGGACTATATTAAAAAAGAACGCTTTTTTGGTATGACCATTCCAAAAGAATATGAAGGACACGGATTTTCAGCCAGTGGTATGAATGCCATTACTGCAAAAATCGGCACAAGGTCTGCACCGCTATGTGTGGATGTAATGGTGCCCAACTCTTTAGGACCTGGCGAATTGCTGACACATTACGGCACACCGAAACAAAAAGAATATTATTTGCCTCGCCTGGCGAAAGGAGAGGAAATCCCCTGTTTTGCGTTGACAGAACCCAATGCCGGTTCAGATGCTGCTTCAATATCCTCTCACGGTGTAGTCTTTAAGGGCGATGATGGCAAACTGTACATGAAATTAAACTGGAACAAGCGTTACATCACTCTGGCAGCAATTTCAACCTTGCTTGGGTTGGCTTTTCAGTTAAGAGACCCGGAAAACCTGTTGGGAAAAGGTAAATTTCCCGGCATTACCTGCGCTTTGATTCCAACGAATTTGCCCGGAGTGGTTTTGGGAAAAAGACACGATCCACTGGGTGTTCCTTTTATCAATTCGCCAACAGAAGGACATGATGTGGTTGTTTCCGTTGATCAGATCATAGGTGGGCCTGAGCAGGCCGGCAATGGTTGGAGAATGTTGATGGAAACACTGGCCGGTGGAAGGGGCATATTTTTACCCGCGATGGGTCGTGCAGCCGGTAAAATGCTCGGTTTGGCAGGAGGTGCTTATGCTGGTGTCAGACAGCAATTCGGCCTGGAAATTGGAAAGTTTGAGGGCATTGAGGAAATACTTGCAAAAATCGGAGGCCTGGGTTATGTGCTTGAGGGCATGAACAGGTTTACCTGCGGTGCTTTGGACAAGGGCAAAAAACCGGCAGTAATTTCTGCACTGGCCAAATATTGGGCAACTGAACTCAATCGTACTTTGGTTAATGATGCGATGGATATGGTGGGAGGTGCAGGAATTATTATGGGGCCTAAGAATTTGCTGGGCAATTCATACATTGCCCTTCCGGTAGGCATTACAGTTGAAGGCTCCAATATTGTAACGCGCTCCCTGATCATTTACGGACAGGGCTTGATTAGATGTCACCCCTATGCGGTGAAGGAAATGGAAGCCATTATGAACAATGATGCGAAAGCTTTTGACAAAGCCTTTTGGGGACATACAGGAATGATCCTTAGCACTAAGGTGCGTTCTTTATTATTGAGTTTGACTCGGGGTTGGTTGGCAGGTTCACCTGTTAGCGGTCCTACGGCCAAATACTACAGAAGATTGTCCTGGACTTCTGCCACTTTCGCATTTTTATCCAATATTGCATTGATTATGCTGGGCGGTGAACTGAAAAGAAAGGAAAAGTTATCTGGAAAATTTGCCGATATACTTTCCTGGCAATACCTGGCGATCTGTGCCCTGAGACGCTACGAAGCAGGCGGCAGAAAGAAAGAAGAGCTGCCTTTTGTACAATGGGCCTGTGAATATGCCCTGGCAAAAATCCAATTGGCCTTTGATGGGATATACAGCAATTTCCCTGTTCCGCTAATAGGCAGTGTTTTTGCCGGTCCGGTTGCACTGTGGTCGAGATTGAACCCGATTGGCACCATGCCTTCCGACAAACTGGGACATAAAGTAGCCAAAACACTATTAAGCCCAGGCCCCTACAGGGATAGCCTGAAAGACGGCTGTTTTGTACCGACCGACAGCGAGGAGCAATTTGCCAAACTTGAAAAAGCCTTCGCTTTGGTAGATGAGAGCAAAGGTGTTTATGGTAAAATAAGGAAAGCCATAAAAAGCAAGCAACTCAAAAAGGCCAAAGGAAAAATATTGCTGAAAAATGCTTTAGAAGCTGAAGTCATTACGCAGGAGGAATATGAACTGGTATTAAAAACCGAACGGCTGCGCGATGAAGTTGTACAGGTGGATTCCTTTAGCCTGGAGGAAATGCCCGTGAATATTGAGGTGGTTACAGCGCCTTCAAAAGATACGTCTGTTGCTACTTAGTACCTTATAATTTAACTTCTACCATTTTTTGGCAGAATATTAATATTCTTCATGTCACGTGAAAAGCCTTGTAAACATTGGTCGTCCAAAAGTAAATTATTTATCCAAATTTAAATTTCAGATCTGTCGGGGTAGCCACAAGGCATGCCTTGTGGCTACCCCGACAGAATCTCTAGGCTATCTATGGGTCCAAGCGGTTTTTTAATTCAGGCCTTCTTTCAAATTCGGAAACACCTTCCCTGTTTTTTGCAATAGATATTCCCCATAAGTCCCATCAAAAGAATGTACATTTTCTTTGTCCCAAAGCTGATGAAAATCATCTTGTGCGAGATTGTAGTTGACAATTCTTTTGATTTCACCTCTTTGGTTCTGGCTCATCCAGGTTAGGTTTTATGTTTGCTAATATTGTCACCCAACAATAAATAGTGGTTTGATAGCTACTTTTAGCCTTTACTGCATCTATGCAAAAGAAGTCTTAATTTTGCAGCAAGCCAGTAAATTAAATGAACCAAAAACCATACATAGTTGGTGTAGCAGGGGGGAGTGCCTCGGGCAAAACTTCTTTTTTAAAAGTATTGAAAAAGAGAATGCCCGAGGGCAGTGTCAGTATAGTGTCGCAAGACAATTACTACAAGCCCTTTGATACCCAGGAAAAAGATGAAAACGGGGAAGTGAATTTCGACCTTCCCACTGCCATTTGCAGAGAGAGTTTCCACCGCGATTTGCAAGCGTTAATGGCCGGTAATACTGTGCGCGTAAAAGAATATACTTTCAATAATTCTGCTAAAATTTCGGGAGAAATAGAATTGGCCCCTGCACCTGTCATTGTTATGGAAGGACTCTTTATTTTTCATTACAATGAAATTCGCAGTTTTCTCGATCTAAAAGTATATATTGATGCCAAAGAAGACATCAAACTGAAAAGAAGGATATTGCGCGATGCCACAGAAAGAGGTTATGCGGAAAACACTGTGCGCTATCAATGGGATCAGCATGTGGTGCCTTCTTATAAAAAATTTCTACGTCCATACCGCGACAATTCAGACATCATTATCACGAATAATGTTCGGTTTGATAAAGGGCTGGATGTATTGATCAGTCATTTAAACACTAAAATTTAATTCTTCCTTCTGTTATGAGTAAGCAGGAAATCGTATTGCAATTAGAAGAAACCATTAAGGAAAACGAAGTACAGAAAGTGCTCGATAAAGTGCGCGTGCTCGAAAAAGAATTTGAGGAAGCCCGCGAGCAAAAAAACAAAGTTGCGCTCAAAGCTTTTTTGGAGGATGAAAACAACCATGAGTCGGATTTCGTGGCGCCCAAAGATTCAGCAGACTTTCGTTTTAAAGAGCTTATCAATATTTTTAATGACAAATACGCTGCCTATAAAAAGCAACACAGCGAAGAACTCAAGGCCAATTACGAGCTGAAAAAAGAGCTTTTGGCGGATTTGAAAAACCTCATAGAAAATGAGGAAACAATAGCCAAAGCCTTTGACAAATTTGAAGCCATAAAAGAAAAATGGCGCAATACCGGGGCTGTGCCCAAGCACCTCTACAGTGAATTGCAAAACGAATGGGTGCACCATAATGATCTGTTTTACTATACGGTAAACATCTACAAAGACCTGAAAAAGCTTGACCTGGATAAAAACCTTGAAGCCAAGCAAAAGGTAGTGGAAAAAATCAATCATCTGAAAGATGAAAAATCCATCAAACAGTGCGAGCATTTCGTAAAGCAGTTTCAGGAAGAATGGAGCGAGATCGGGCCTGTTCCGCACGAGAAATGGGAAGCGCTTCGGGCGACTTACAAAGAAGCACTGGATGCGGTTTACCAAAGAATAAAAGAACATTACAAAAAGGTAAAAGAAGAACAAAAGACCAATCAGGAAGCCAAAGAGAAAGTAATTGAAACCATCAGAAATATTGATGTCGATGTGCTGGATCATCCCAAAAAGTGGCAAGAGGCTACAAAGCAGGTTTTAGACCAGCAAAAGGAATGGAAAGGCATTGGCTTTAGTCCGAGAAAAAAGCGCGAAGTTCTTTTTCAGGATTATCGCGAGGCATGCGATCGCTTTTTCAATGCCAAACAAGCCTATTACGAAAAGCTGAAAGAAAAGCGCGAGAAAATTCGTGAGAAAAAAGAAGCGCTGCTCAAAGATTTGGAGCAGTGGAAAGACAGTACGGATTGGCGCAAAGCTACGTTGGAAATTAAAAATATACAGGACCGCTGGAAGCAGATCGAGCCGCTTTCGCCCCGCGAAGAAAACCGCATGTGGAAGAAAATGAGAAGCACCTGCGATTATTTCTTCGATAAGAAAAGAACTTTTTATGCCACAATGGACGACAGGCAGGAAGAAAATCTGAAAACTAAACAAGCACTGGTTGAAAAGATCAAAAAAACTGAGCTCAGTGGTGATAAAGAAAAAGACCTTCAGGAGCTAAAGAAAATTGCAGAAGAATGGACCAATATCGGGCCGGTTCCGAGAAAGGAAGTAGAAAATATTAATACAGCTTACAAGTCAGCTTTAGATGGTCTTTACAAAAATCTTTCGGTAGATGACAGTGAAAAAGAGGCCATTCAGTACCAAAACAGAATGGATGCTTTTGTTGCAGCGGGAGAAGATACAGACCTACTCTTTAAAAAGGAAGAGCGTATTCTGAGCGATAAAGTTAAAGGCTTGAAAGATTCAATCATACAATATGAAAACAACCTGAGTTTTTTCGGCCACAGCAAAGGCGCAGAAAAATTGCGCAAAGATGTGGAGCAAAGAGTGGAGCAATCGAAAAAGCGCCTGGAAGAATGGGAGCAAAAATTAAAACTGCTGCGCAAAAACAGAGACCTTTTTCACAAAGCA
This genomic window contains:
- a CDS encoding PhoH family protein, which produces MPEQQKAKKIFVIDTSVILYNHTSILSFADNDVAIPITVLEELDNFKKGNEIKNFEAREFIRTLDKLSGEYTITNWTPLNGGGKGKFKVILNETGKTDSDLVFGGKKADHKILNAALKLAEEEKDKKVILVSKDINLRLKAKALNLTAEDFETGKVKNIDELFKGKSTIDDVDPEVISAIYKDGFCAYKALFSEEPIANHYYILKNEKKSVLAYYNPSTEMLERIEKRYAYHIKPRNAEQVFALHSLFHPDVKVVTLQGVSGTGKTLLALSAALEQAKQFSQIFLARPIVPLSNKDIGYLPGDIKSKINPYMEPMWDNLKFIKGQFKETERSYKKIESMLEREKLLITPLAYIRGRSISNVYFIVDEAQNLTPHEIKTIITRAGDDTKIVFTGDINQIDTPYLDSQSNGLSYLIDKFKGQDIYSHINLEKGERSDLANLANQLL
- a CDS encoding DUF349 domain-containing protein — its product is MSKQEIVLQLEETIKENEVQKVLDKVRVLEKEFEEAREQKNKVALKAFLEDENNHESDFVAPKDSADFRFKELINIFNDKYAAYKKQHSEELKANYELKKELLADLKNLIENEETIAKAFDKFEAIKEKWRNTGAVPKHLYSELQNEWVHHNDLFYYTVNIYKDLKKLDLDKNLEAKQKVVEKINHLKDEKSIKQCEHFVKQFQEEWSEIGPVPHEKWEALRATYKEALDAVYQRIKEHYKKVKEEQKTNQEAKEKVIETIRNIDVDVLDHPKKWQEATKQVLDQQKEWKGIGFSPRKKREVLFQDYREACDRFFNAKQAYYEKLKEKREKIREKKEALLKDLEQWKDSTDWRKATLEIKNIQDRWKQIEPLSPREENRMWKKMRSTCDYFFDKKRTFYATMDDRQEENLKTKQALVEKIKKTELSGDKEKDLQELKKIAEEWTNIGPVPRKEVENINTAYKSALDGLYKNLSVDDSEKEAIQYQNRMDAFVAAGEDTDLLFKKEERILSDKVKGLKDSIIQYENNLSFFGHSKGAEKLRKDVEQRVEQSKKRLEEWEQKLKLLRKNRDLFHKAKAEKKEQADKEA
- a CDS encoding uridine-cytidine kinase, translating into MNQKPYIVGVAGGSASGKTSFLKVLKKRMPEGSVSIVSQDNYYKPFDTQEKDENGEVNFDLPTAICRESFHRDLQALMAGNTVRVKEYTFNNSAKISGEIELAPAPVIVMEGLFIFHYNEIRSFLDLKVYIDAKEDIKLKRRILRDATERGYAENTVRYQWDQHVVPSYKKFLRPYRDNSDIIITNNVRFDKGLDVLISHLNTKI
- a CDS encoding GNAT family protein yields the protein MEQAMGFVKIHSNKKFGKAGEWVQYGIENRETKKIIGDCAIKIKQSDIRIAEIGITISHTEQRKGYAKQVMIGILDFLFSIEDFHRVAERVDVKNTASIKLLESIGFRKEGHFIENIFFNGKWGSEFQYAMLRREWESKIKLL
- a CDS encoding acyl-CoA dehydrogenase; protein product: MEQFFYGILPQFIGPAIAGIVLVFLALAYKGAALWLWTIFAAAFLWGFGAPVWLWAVFGAFAVLFNVPPLRQNLVSAPTMAFLNKLGFLPTISDTERIALDAGTVWIDGDFFSGKPDFKKILEESYPELSEDEKAFMNGPVEELCKMANDHQIHKDGDLPAEIWDYIKKERFFGMTIPKEYEGHGFSASGMNAITAKIGTRSAPLCVDVMVPNSLGPGELLTHYGTPKQKEYYLPRLAKGEEIPCFALTEPNAGSDAASISSHGVVFKGDDGKLYMKLNWNKRYITLAAISTLLGLAFQLRDPENLLGKGKFPGITCALIPTNLPGVVLGKRHDPLGVPFINSPTEGHDVVVSVDQIIGGPEQAGNGWRMLMETLAGGRGIFLPAMGRAAGKMLGLAGGAYAGVRQQFGLEIGKFEGIEEILAKIGGLGYVLEGMNRFTCGALDKGKKPAVISALAKYWATELNRTLVNDAMDMVGGAGIIMGPKNLLGNSYIALPVGITVEGSNIVTRSLIIYGQGLIRCHPYAVKEMEAIMNNDAKAFDKAFWGHTGMILSTKVRSLLLSLTRGWLAGSPVSGPTAKYYRRLSWTSATFAFLSNIALIMLGGELKRKEKLSGKFADILSWQYLAICALRRYEAGGRKKEELPFVQWACEYALAKIQLAFDGIYSNFPVPLIGSVFAGPVALWSRLNPIGTMPSDKLGHKVAKTLLSPGPYRDSLKDGCFVPTDSEEQFAKLEKAFALVDESKGVYGKIRKAIKSKQLKKAKGKILLKNALEAEVITQEEYELVLKTERLRDEVVQVDSFSLEEMPVNIEVVTAPSKDTSVAT
- a CDS encoding histidine phosphatase family protein; this encodes MKKLYLVRHAKSSWKYRALRDFERPLKKSGTEDAIIMARHLKAKNIFPEHWVSSPAKRAFTTAEIFAEELGFSKSEVKTLSGIYASSVDEMKTLILGLPNEVNSTMLFGHEPTLSYICELLSNRSFDKVPTSGVVALSFNVEQWGQIRENSAQIDFFIYPKMFRK